A window of the Chloroflexus sp. Y-396-1 genome harbors these coding sequences:
- a CDS encoding AAA family ATPase, whose product MLDLISISSRFTRSVHIHHDFRDLRHLLDGYVVTPLIQQTTIRILRGLHSENRERAFSIIGPFGAGKSAFALFLAHFLQRNVQSRHVLLSSLHADSNVFPVDVPSLLAVTVPGNNTSLRYAIVQALVDALKRSRIRIPETIRQAGKEALDPVKTAELVEQTAHYLKEQGQFKGIVLIIDELGQYLDYAARHNDERDLFVLQTLAETAARSGETPILVVTILHQAFEHYTTYAGPRRRIEWAKVQGRFVDLAFQEPTSQMVRLIAAALRPGGNIDPLMSQRRQWAARIAPMTEELGLRPIEINYTEWQQIIADSFPLHPMTLLALPGIVRQLAQNERSLFAFLSSDEPWGLRDVLAQAKEDDIPIYRLTHLFSYIETNLGAGLFTRGRGRRWAELVEARTALSSRDPVCLDTLTVIGVLGALERAAGMRACQAHIAFALTDDPTDLAIARALDILQTHKHIVYRRYRDSFVLWEGSDLDLETLTQNVRRSLTERYTLCELLHRYTDITPRIARQHSYRTGATRVFAIRYIDVSQLTPSLPLTTEHDGEILHIVPANDEEHSQAYQWATDAARAHETARVIVIPKRIDEFYDLLLEAAALRVILEEQPELEHDRVARREVNSRLLEVEQDLRAVIRRTFGFQNDWFYRGQAVAITNERHIDNLLSQAADNTYALSPRIWNELIVRDVISSAAAKARRDLIAALLTHSEQEMFGLVGYPPERAIYASIFQAGGLHHQRSDGTWEIGPPLDPDPLHLRPVWQALEDRLRSATTTPLQLTELYAHIQQPPYGVKAGLLPILFVAFYVAQAGELMFYEHGNYVPMPDMAMFERLLARPSYFAVRLCQARGIRLQVYRKLAAVFAPQALQQRIQPALLAVSIRILRIYHQLPVYSKQTKQISHLAQSIRAALKEARAPDELLFVLLPQACQLQPFSDTDQDDATTIDLFLSYLQQGLKELQQAFPMLLQTIAQHTMQAFHLSGDPAQAHFLLLHRYQRIAHLINEPQLYALGARLETAPPNGEAWSTSLAALVVKRPPDQWQDDDLPVFQAAIRELAQRFAAAEELALYATQTSSHHDMIRISLTNGRRELSRIVHLQRHPQIQTVRDEIRKILYGTNSLSKEQQISALIEILQSLLQDE is encoded by the coding sequence ATGCTTGATCTGATTTCCATATCGTCACGATTTACCCGATCGGTTCACATTCATCATGACTTTCGAGATTTACGCCATCTTCTTGATGGTTATGTGGTAACTCCACTTATTCAACAAACCACAATTCGTATTCTTCGCGGTCTACATTCCGAAAATCGCGAGCGTGCTTTTTCGATCATTGGCCCTTTCGGAGCAGGTAAATCGGCGTTTGCCTTGTTTCTTGCTCACTTTTTGCAACGTAATGTCCAGTCGCGACACGTGTTACTCTCATCTTTGCATGCCGATAGTAATGTATTCCCGGTTGATGTTCCTTCCTTGTTGGCAGTCACTGTGCCAGGGAATAACACATCGCTCCGGTATGCTATTGTTCAGGCGCTTGTCGATGCCCTAAAACGTTCACGAATCAGGATACCCGAAACTATTCGCCAGGCTGGTAAGGAAGCCCTTGATCCGGTAAAAACCGCTGAGCTTGTTGAACAAACTGCCCACTATCTCAAGGAGCAAGGCCAATTCAAGGGAATTGTGTTGATCATTGACGAGTTGGGTCAGTACCTCGATTATGCAGCCCGTCATAATGATGAACGAGATCTCTTCGTACTACAAACACTGGCCGAAACCGCAGCGCGCAGTGGTGAAACACCGATCCTTGTCGTAACCATTCTCCACCAGGCATTTGAACACTACACTACCTACGCAGGTCCACGACGGCGGATTGAGTGGGCTAAGGTTCAGGGACGATTTGTTGATCTGGCATTTCAAGAACCAACCAGCCAGATGGTACGCTTAATCGCTGCAGCATTGCGACCTGGAGGGAATATTGACCCACTCATGTCGCAACGACGGCAGTGGGCAGCACGGATTGCACCAATGACCGAGGAACTAGGTTTACGCCCGATTGAGATAAACTACACCGAGTGGCAACAGATTATTGCCGACAGCTTTCCTCTCCACCCAATGACGTTGCTTGCGTTACCAGGCATTGTTCGTCAACTTGCGCAAAACGAACGTTCGTTGTTTGCATTCCTGAGTTCAGATGAACCATGGGGTCTCCGCGACGTGTTGGCTCAGGCAAAAGAGGATGACATTCCTATCTATCGATTGACACATCTGTTCTCGTATATCGAAACTAACTTGGGTGCCGGCTTGTTTACGCGCGGTCGAGGCCGCCGTTGGGCAGAACTAGTTGAGGCACGTACCGCTCTATCGAGCCGTGATCCGGTCTGCCTTGATACACTAACCGTGATCGGGGTGCTCGGTGCTCTTGAGCGTGCAGCCGGTATGCGCGCTTGTCAGGCGCATATCGCCTTTGCCCTCACTGACGACCCAACAGATCTAGCAATTGCTCGTGCACTTGACATCTTGCAGACACACAAACATATCGTTTATCGTCGGTATCGAGACAGCTTCGTACTTTGGGAAGGGAGTGATCTCGATCTCGAGACACTTACTCAAAATGTACGACGTTCGCTTACGGAACGATACACGCTTTGCGAACTACTTCACCGATATACTGATATTACACCACGCATCGCCCGCCAACACAGTTATCGCACGGGTGCAACAAGAGTCTTCGCTATACGTTATATCGACGTCAGTCAACTCACTCCTTCTCTACCGCTAACGACTGAACACGATGGCGAAATATTACACATCGTCCCGGCAAATGATGAAGAGCATTCACAGGCATACCAATGGGCAACAGACGCGGCACGGGCACATGAAACAGCACGAGTTATTGTTATTCCCAAACGCATCGACGAATTCTATGATTTGCTCCTTGAAGCCGCAGCATTACGAGTTATTCTTGAAGAACAGCCAGAGTTAGAACATGACCGTGTTGCCCGGCGTGAGGTCAATAGCCGGTTACTTGAAGTAGAACAGGATCTCCGGGCTGTCATTCGTAGAACCTTTGGTTTCCAAAATGATTGGTTTTATCGGGGACAAGCTGTTGCCATTACCAATGAGCGGCACATTGACAACCTACTTTCTCAGGCTGCTGACAACACATACGCACTGAGCCCACGGATCTGGAATGAACTGATCGTGCGCGATGTCATCTCATCGGCGGCAGCTAAAGCACGACGAGATCTGATAGCAGCACTCCTGACACACTCAGAGCAAGAAATGTTTGGCCTCGTCGGTTATCCACCCGAACGAGCTATCTACGCTAGCATCTTTCAAGCGGGGGGTCTCCATCATCAGCGATCTGATGGAACCTGGGAGATCGGTCCTCCTCTCGACCCCGATCCACTCCATTTACGACCGGTCTGGCAGGCCTTGGAAGACAGATTACGGTCAGCAACAACCACACCACTGCAACTCACTGAATTATATGCCCATATACAACAACCACCTTACGGAGTAAAGGCGGGCTTACTACCAATACTGTTTGTTGCTTTCTATGTCGCTCAGGCCGGTGAATTGATGTTCTACGAGCATGGCAACTATGTACCGATGCCTGATATGGCAATGTTTGAGCGGCTATTAGCCCGACCTTCTTATTTTGCAGTGAGACTTTGTCAGGCCAGAGGAATCCGCTTACAAGTCTATCGAAAACTTGCCGCGGTGTTCGCTCCGCAGGCACTTCAACAACGCATTCAACCCGCACTCCTAGCGGTGTCTATCCGGATTTTGCGCATCTATCATCAGCTCCCGGTGTATAGTAAACAGACAAAGCAGATAAGTCATCTTGCCCAATCGATTCGTGCAGCACTTAAGGAGGCTCGTGCACCGGATGAATTACTCTTTGTTCTCTTACCACAGGCATGTCAACTACAGCCATTCAGTGATACTGACCAAGATGATGCAACAACTATCGACCTGTTTCTTTCATATCTACAACAGGGGCTAAAAGAGCTTCAGCAAGCGTTCCCAATGTTGCTGCAAACAATCGCGCAACATACGATGCAGGCCTTTCATCTCAGCGGGGATCCGGCACAAGCCCATTTCTTACTCTTGCATCGCTACCAACGAATTGCACATCTTATCAACGAACCGCAACTCTACGCGCTTGGCGCTCGTTTGGAAACTGCACCTCCAAACGGTGAGGCCTGGTCTACTAGTCTGGCAGCACTCGTCGTGAAACGACCACCGGATCAGTGGCAAGATGATGATCTACCGGTGTTTCAGGCTGCGATCCGTGAGCTTGCACAACGTTTTGCTGCTGCTGAAGAACTTGCGCTCTATGCTACACAAACCTCTTCGCACCATGATATGATACGAATTAGTCTTACGAATGGTAGAAGAGAGTTGAGTCGTATTGTTCATCTCCAGCGTCATCCGCAGATTCAAACAGTACGAGATGAGATACGAAAGATTCTATATGGTACAAATAGCCTCAGTAAAGAACAACAGATTAGCGCACTTATTGAGATATTGCAATCATTGTTACAGGATGAATAG
- a CDS encoding phosphoadenosine phosphosulfate reductase family protein, whose protein sequence is MPSQRDIIEQWAARPGRHIVNLSGGKDSTALAIFLHDKIPQLEYVFCDTHKELPETYAYLDRLESFLQKKITKLNPERGFDHWLDIYGGMLPSAQVRWCTRKLKIEPFEAYIGNDLVWSYIGIRADEGRNGYISTKPNVHPVYPFKELGMTITDIEAILENSGLGLPEYYKWRQRSGCFFCFFQRTGEWIGLKEHHPDLFEQAKAYESERGGEHFYWRQRESLAELEKPERVAQIKREHAFRLEQERKRRPNRPLIELLGAILDAEDDEKGCDICHL, encoded by the coding sequence ATGCCATCTCAACGAGATATTATCGAGCAATGGGCAGCTCGTCCTGGCCGACACATTGTCAACTTGAGTGGTGGGAAAGACAGCACTGCACTTGCAATTTTTCTTCACGATAAGATCCCACAGCTCGAATATGTATTCTGTGATACCCACAAAGAGCTGCCAGAAACGTATGCGTATCTTGACCGTTTAGAATCATTTTTACAAAAGAAGATTACAAAACTTAATCCAGAGCGAGGATTTGATCACTGGCTCGATATATACGGTGGTATGTTGCCATCAGCGCAGGTACGCTGGTGCACTCGTAAGCTGAAGATTGAACCGTTTGAGGCCTATATCGGTAATGATCTGGTTTGGAGTTACATTGGTATTCGGGCGGATGAAGGTCGTAATGGATATATTTCAACTAAACCCAATGTTCATCCCGTATATCCATTCAAAGAACTCGGTATGACCATCACTGATATTGAAGCAATTCTGGAAAACAGTGGGTTAGGACTTCCGGAATACTACAAATGGCGTCAACGAAGTGGCTGTTTCTTCTGCTTTTTCCAACGTACTGGTGAGTGGATTGGCCTAAAGGAACATCACCCTGATCTCTTCGAGCAAGCAAAGGCATATGAGTCAGAACGAGGTGGAGAGCATTTTTACTGGCGTCAGCGCGAAAGTTTAGCAGAATTAGAGAAACCCGAACGAGTTGCTCAGATAAAGCGTGAACACGCATTTCGTCTCGAACAAGAGCGAAAGAGGCGACCAAACCGTCCGCTGATAGAGCTTTTGGGGGCAATACTTGATGCCGAGGATGACGAAAAGGGATGTGATATTTGTCATTTGTGA
- a CDS encoding DNA translocase FtsK gives MKEKVSQVIANTIIRCISNVQPSQQHHRIFIRVEDFDTAVYQNILKHLRNRQKINDHHVLIRSTSPIPGFEQYNLEPDRSATWYRNHLQPGYMLILIFNQRTSDAQSLKDLYTINPVTLTTKELSELIESSIQNYQYSNEEKESIIHFIQIQLRKAGIIPPLEHIVSFLIELDRLLVESYRLSEAIAHALPQLHLFRCNQLAQRLQTGGSSKLLREVYLASRIGMEVIDEPKEKSYLFNLETAHFSDQSALGGLSSEVKKKLLRDFITGKLIDDPKRRQEVFQIDWEEVQQIIKPRKNRIDVEQIVRELEEAKIEHPDTNKDIEELIRQLQSGSDIDSQLVEDVLKAIGELLSPEVRTALRKLLRPRPTRNVDFLNGLMHLLLELQAIYQSNLTNNCRICVKFVEPDRFDNTSIEAAQVFRYLYGGIEQVITNVTWDLNALWKLASRENIDSEEDDESQKLKHEIKEELTFQVAIRDSVNDKSIGSAKLIWEYHSDSIQSITAKALEHEWRRIQAGDIRIPTYKVGQTTTKLLHIDLLRPITTLGAWYQNAADIQKDLHALKFPEQITHPIFQALHRLEQDWRNFIEQSQNGLFSSQIVHLSQSYQHLLQTMILHASKSRYRSLFHVINQSWMIRQPGASSWAIMPLFHPIKLDWWLQRAQLFHELIQHMFYDDPPSIAVDYKIVQREISNVYSSSNVPPVVMHDRARGKNDWLLASAEAYGYELFVSLQQHDEATSFDYLGNADEQRVITDQVIDTITNIVHDYIEIYPFAQNGLRILLLECRSSDLPIMLLERIKATNSRQENSWRLHVVVHTSRHGATLFHQIDKWLEEALSVQESLSYVPSITIDVLECPLDEIFKHVKAVDIVSIVDLFSQDTKNLSCRLTENNEELSHTNWFTTPIRPDPLEEGQIYRRFQLTPTQKTSLMRLFLLSQYVGIAEPGDELPDIRSDIQLFYNQSLEKWQDLLKQLHQHAHWVVCYDRAVDRFLLQATCDDAQIIRYALGLGKQRLYHLTVSSSGHTQQIVVQRLANRLHEMLPLVDYQRCQNIAKRLAHEANRISGDIVLRAAGPGAFLNELIGLVATITKTEQLFQQQHPHALLLWLSLDNFKHWFPSDKTRKTPDLLLIGLANEADQCTIHLQIIESQCIHSGALAREKRDAQLQVRNGVNQLIRAFAPGAHHLDAPYWYDQLYRAIAGNLRIGDDQHAIWKLVQRCLPVGDFQLFTSGHSWIFCYDAQVGDTNVIEQPFSSASEAPEVPLTEHLCGRNELFAVLGSLVNQAIIPDPFINESVDRGELSTKGDNVTVGALPVTSEAVGDQYEPSILPLVVADTSATPLADNAARDQYESPSISPFVVADTRANPLSVEREWLNQKASEVEQALRRRGVQLYAINPADADIGPSVVRFKFRLKPNQQLKRLKAMIDDLARDLKLERPPFIDNVPGTDFVGIDIPRSSREVVDLQPLLSLLPEPKPAELPIIIGVSPNGRPVIEDLAEFPHLLVAGTTKSGKSVLLRNVLISLLSVYRPGQIEFLIIDPKQTDFVQFTKLPFLRKGKVIVERRAAREALLELAYEEMPRRQRHIAHRSMKIKNFNQRYPAEALPPIVAIIDEYGLLTSLMNKKEREMFEQDLSALAAAARSVGIHLIIATQHPSAEVITPTIKANLDARIALRVASSIYSRVVLETQGAEHLLGHGDMLFRRPDGSIVRLQAPFIDEDKIPELLRTIEARS, from the coding sequence ATGAAGGAAAAAGTTAGCCAGGTCATTGCCAATACAATTATCCGATGTATCAGCAATGTTCAACCCTCCCAACAACATCACCGTATATTTATTCGTGTAGAAGATTTTGACACCGCAGTCTATCAGAACATTTTGAAGCATTTGCGTAATCGTCAAAAAATTAATGATCATCACGTTTTAATTCGTAGCACCAGCCCAATCCCTGGTTTTGAGCAATATAACCTCGAACCTGATCGCTCGGCCACCTGGTATCGTAATCACTTACAACCAGGATATATGCTTATCCTTATTTTTAATCAGCGTACAAGCGACGCACAGAGTCTCAAAGACTTGTATACTATCAATCCAGTTACACTTACAACAAAGGAATTAAGTGAATTGATTGAATCAAGTATTCAAAATTATCAATACAGCAACGAAGAAAAAGAATCCATCATTCATTTCATTCAAATTCAGTTACGAAAGGCCGGGATTATACCACCCCTTGAGCACATCGTTTCGTTTCTAATTGAGCTAGACCGACTTCTCGTCGAGAGTTATCGGCTTTCCGAAGCAATTGCTCATGCGCTCCCGCAACTCCATCTGTTCCGTTGCAACCAACTAGCGCAGCGACTGCAGACGGGAGGTAGTAGCAAGCTCTTGCGCGAAGTGTATCTCGCTTCTCGGATAGGGATGGAAGTCATAGACGAACCAAAAGAGAAATCTTATTTATTCAATTTGGAAACAGCTCATTTCAGTGATCAGAGTGCTTTGGGAGGATTATCATCTGAGGTTAAAAAGAAACTTTTACGAGACTTTATAACAGGAAAGCTGATTGACGACCCTAAACGTCGGCAAGAAGTATTCCAGATCGATTGGGAAGAAGTACAGCAGATTATAAAACCACGTAAAAACAGGATCGATGTCGAACAAATTGTTCGTGAGCTGGAAGAAGCTAAGATAGAACATCCTGATACGAATAAGGATATTGAAGAGTTAATCAGACAACTACAGTCTGGTTCAGACATTGATAGCCAGCTCGTCGAGGATGTCTTGAAAGCAATAGGTGAACTCCTTTCACCCGAAGTTCGCACCGCACTGCGCAAATTGCTGCGACCACGTCCGACCAGAAATGTAGATTTTCTCAATGGTTTAATGCATCTGCTGCTTGAATTGCAAGCTATTTATCAATCAAATCTTACAAACAACTGCCGCATCTGCGTGAAGTTTGTCGAACCTGATCGATTTGATAACACGTCTATCGAAGCTGCACAGGTATTTCGATATTTGTACGGCGGTATTGAGCAGGTTATAACCAATGTTACATGGGATCTAAACGCATTGTGGAAACTTGCATCGCGTGAGAACATCGATAGTGAAGAAGATGATGAATCACAAAAACTCAAGCATGAGATAAAAGAAGAGCTTACGTTTCAGGTTGCTATTCGCGATTCAGTTAATGATAAATCCATTGGATCTGCGAAATTGATTTGGGAATATCATTCTGACAGTATCCAATCAATCACGGCAAAGGCCTTAGAACACGAATGGAGACGCATTCAAGCTGGAGATATACGAATTCCTACGTACAAAGTAGGACAGACTACAACAAAGCTGTTACATATCGATCTTCTTCGTCCAATAACAACCCTAGGGGCCTGGTATCAAAATGCAGCTGATATACAAAAAGACCTACATGCACTAAAGTTTCCTGAGCAAATTACTCATCCAATTTTTCAGGCTCTTCACAGGCTGGAACAAGATTGGAGAAATTTTATTGAGCAATCACAGAACGGGTTATTTTCCTCTCAGATCGTTCATCTGAGTCAGTCTTACCAGCACCTATTGCAGACGATGATCCTTCATGCTTCAAAGAGTAGGTATCGCTCTCTATTCCATGTTATCAACCAATCCTGGATGATACGGCAACCAGGCGCTTCTTCCTGGGCAATTATGCCCCTCTTTCATCCGATCAAACTAGACTGGTGGTTGCAAAGAGCACAGCTATTTCACGAATTGATCCAACACATGTTTTACGACGATCCGCCATCAATTGCAGTAGATTACAAGATTGTCCAACGTGAAATAAGCAACGTATACAGTTCGAGCAACGTACCACCCGTCGTCATGCATGATCGAGCACGCGGAAAGAACGATTGGCTACTAGCAAGTGCAGAAGCCTATGGCTATGAATTGTTCGTGAGTCTGCAGCAACACGACGAGGCTACTTCGTTTGATTATCTGGGAAATGCAGATGAGCAACGAGTAATTACTGATCAAGTTATCGATACGATAACGAATATTGTCCACGATTATATCGAGATCTATCCATTCGCTCAGAATGGGCTTAGGATATTGCTTCTCGAGTGTCGGAGTAGTGATTTACCGATTATGCTTCTAGAACGTATAAAGGCCACGAACTCTCGTCAAGAAAATTCCTGGCGCCTTCATGTGGTAGTACATACCTCAAGGCACGGAGCGACTCTTTTCCACCAGATTGATAAATGGCTGGAAGAAGCGCTATCTGTTCAGGAGAGCCTTTCTTATGTTCCTTCAATAACTATCGATGTGTTAGAGTGTCCGCTAGACGAGATCTTTAAACATGTTAAAGCAGTAGATATCGTATCCATTGTTGATCTCTTCTCACAGGACACAAAAAACTTAAGTTGCCGACTAACAGAAAACAATGAAGAATTATCTCATACAAACTGGTTTACAACGCCCATCCGCCCTGATCCATTAGAGGAAGGACAGATCTATCGACGTTTCCAACTTACCCCTACACAAAAGACATCGCTTATGCGACTATTCTTATTGAGTCAGTATGTTGGGATTGCTGAACCCGGTGATGAATTGCCAGATATTCGCTCCGATATTCAGTTGTTCTATAACCAATCATTGGAAAAATGGCAAGATTTGCTTAAACAGCTTCATCAACATGCTCATTGGGTGGTGTGCTATGATCGAGCGGTTGATCGATTCTTACTACAAGCAACCTGTGATGACGCTCAAATCATCCGTTATGCCCTGGGTTTAGGGAAACAACGCTTATATCATTTGACGGTTTCTTCTTCAGGCCACACCCAGCAGATTGTTGTTCAGCGTCTGGCAAACCGTTTGCACGAAATGCTTCCTCTAGTCGATTACCAACGTTGTCAAAATATCGCGAAACGTCTGGCCCATGAAGCAAATCGTATTTCAGGAGACATTGTACTTCGAGCTGCCGGGCCAGGTGCATTTCTCAATGAATTGATCGGCCTAGTAGCAACGATTACGAAGACCGAACAACTATTTCAACAGCAACATCCTCATGCACTCTTGCTCTGGCTTTCACTTGATAATTTCAAGCACTGGTTTCCAAGTGATAAAACAAGGAAAACTCCAGACTTGCTGCTGATCGGATTAGCGAATGAAGCCGATCAGTGTACTATCCATTTGCAGATTATTGAGTCTCAGTGTATCCACAGTGGTGCGTTAGCTCGTGAAAAGCGTGATGCACAATTACAGGTACGGAATGGAGTAAATCAGTTGATTCGAGCCTTTGCGCCGGGTGCTCATCATCTTGATGCACCTTATTGGTATGACCAGCTTTATCGGGCAATAGCAGGAAATCTACGGATTGGCGACGATCAACACGCAATCTGGAAACTTGTGCAGCGTTGTTTACCGGTCGGCGATTTTCAACTTTTCACCAGCGGACATAGCTGGATATTTTGCTACGATGCACAGGTGGGTGACACTAATGTTATTGAACAACCATTTAGTTCTGCTTCTGAAGCACCAGAAGTTCCGTTAACTGAACATCTTTGCGGACGAAATGAACTCTTCGCAGTCTTAGGTAGTCTCGTTAACCAGGCGATCATACCTGATCCATTCATTAATGAGTCCGTTGATCGGGGAGAACTATCAACAAAAGGTGATAATGTAACCGTTGGAGCCCTACCTGTAACGTCCGAAGCTGTAGGGGATCAGTATGAACCATCAATCCTACCTCTCGTGGTTGCTGATACATCAGCTACTCCACTAGCGGACAATGCTGCAAGGGATCAGTATGAATCACCATCAATCTCACCATTCGTAGTTGCCGATACACGTGCTAATCCGCTGAGTGTCGAGCGTGAATGGCTTAATCAGAAAGCATCGGAAGTAGAACAAGCACTACGCCGTCGTGGGGTGCAGTTGTATGCTATCAACCCTGCCGACGCTGATATAGGTCCCAGTGTTGTACGATTTAAGTTTCGACTTAAACCCAACCAGCAACTTAAACGATTGAAGGCAATGATTGACGATCTGGCGCGTGACTTAAAATTGGAACGACCACCGTTTATCGACAATGTACCCGGAACGGATTTTGTCGGTATCGATATACCTCGAAGTAGTCGTGAAGTTGTTGATCTTCAACCGTTACTCAGCTTGCTTCCTGAACCGAAGCCAGCAGAATTACCCATCATTATCGGTGTATCACCAAACGGAAGGCCCGTCATTGAAGACCTTGCCGAGTTTCCCCATCTGTTAGTGGCGGGTACCACAAAGTCTGGCAAATCGGTACTCTTACGTAATGTACTGATCAGTTTGCTCTCAGTCTATCGCCCTGGTCAAATTGAATTTCTGATTATTGATCCTAAACAAACCGATTTTGTTCAGTTTACTAAACTTCCGTTCTTGCGCAAGGGCAAGGTGATCGTAGAACGGCGTGCAGCACGTGAAGCGTTACTAGAGTTAGCATACGAAGAAATGCCCCGTCGGCAGCGCCATATTGCTCATCGTAGCATGAAGATTAAGAACTTCAACCAGCGTTACCCGGCAGAAGCCTTACCACCGATAGTTGCAATTATTGATGAATATGGACTGCTGACAAGCTTAATGAATAAGAAAGAACGGGAGATGTTTGAACAAGACCTGAGTGCTCTTGCCGCTGCCGCACGTTCTGTAGGTATCCATCTCATCATCGCCACCCAACATCCAAGTGCCGAAGTCATTACTCCGACGATTAAGGCGAATCTAGATGCTCGTATTGCCTTGCGGGTCGCTTCATCAATCTACTCACGGGTAGTTTTGGAGACTCAGGGAGCTGAGCACTTACTCGGCCACGGCGATATGCTCTTCCGACGACCGGATGGAAGTATTGTTCGATTACAAGCACCTTTCATTGACGAAGATAAGATTCCTGAATTGCTACGAACAATTGAGGCTCGCTCCTGA
- a CDS encoding MFS transporter, whose amino-acid sequence MAVVASAIDNRREQIGWYFYDWANSAFSTTVVTVFLGPYLTSIARNAADTNGFVYPFGIPVAAGSFFPYVVSLSVLLQVFFLPILGAIADYSNARKQMLAIFAYTGAFATMGLYFLEGTNYLLGGILFLIANLTFGASIVFYNAFLPDIASAERRDAVSSQGWALGYLGGGLLLAANLVFFLNAASFGVESAMAVRISLVSAGMWWAIFTLIPMWTLRNRGAIRQLPPGENYLTVGFRQLAHTFRQMRGYPQTLLFLAAYLLYNDGIQAVIALAAQFGAEELGIGESTRIATILMVQFVAFVGALIFGTLASRLGSKRVLLGSLVIWTLVVSYAYVMPANNEAQFVALGAAIALVLGGSQAISRSLFSLMIPKGQEAEYFSLYEVGERGTSWLAPLLFGIAYQLTGSYRIAIVSLIIFFISGFLLLLFVNVRRAAAEAGNEAPAHV is encoded by the coding sequence ATGGCAGTAGTAGCATCCGCAATTGACAATCGTCGGGAACAGATCGGCTGGTACTTCTACGATTGGGCAAATTCGGCATTTTCGACCACGGTCGTCACCGTCTTTTTGGGGCCGTACCTGACTTCAATTGCCCGCAATGCGGCTGATACGAATGGGTTTGTCTACCCATTTGGGATTCCGGTGGCGGCCGGATCATTTTTTCCCTATGTTGTGTCGCTCTCAGTACTACTACAGGTCTTTTTCCTCCCGATCCTAGGGGCTATCGCCGATTATTCCAACGCCCGTAAGCAAATGCTGGCTATCTTTGCTTACACAGGTGCGTTTGCAACGATGGGCCTCTACTTTCTCGAGGGTACAAACTATTTGTTGGGTGGAATCTTATTTCTGATTGCGAATCTCACTTTCGGGGCCTCGATTGTCTTTTATAACGCCTTTTTGCCGGATATTGCCAGCGCTGAACGGCGTGACGCGGTTTCTTCGCAGGGATGGGCCCTTGGGTATCTCGGTGGTGGGTTACTACTGGCCGCCAATCTGGTCTTCTTCCTCAATGCCGCGTCGTTCGGAGTAGAGAGTGCGATGGCAGTACGCATCAGTCTAGTGTCGGCGGGGATGTGGTGGGCAATCTTTACCCTGATTCCGATGTGGACACTGCGGAATCGGGGCGCAATTCGCCAGTTGCCGCCAGGCGAAAACTACTTGACAGTCGGTTTTCGTCAGTTAGCCCATACCTTTCGCCAGATGCGCGGCTATCCACAGACGCTGCTATTTCTGGCCGCCTATCTGCTCTACAACGACGGTATTCAGGCTGTTATTGCCCTCGCGGCTCAATTCGGTGCCGAAGAACTCGGCATTGGGGAGTCTACTCGGATTGCGACCATTTTGATGGTGCAGTTTGTAGCCTTTGTTGGTGCGTTGATCTTCGGTACCCTGGCGTCTCGCCTCGGCTCGAAGCGTGTGCTGTTGGGTAGTTTGGTGATCTGGACGCTGGTGGTCAGTTATGCTTACGTTATGCCAGCTAACAACGAAGCACAGTTCGTTGCTCTGGGTGCAGCAATCGCACTCGTATTGGGCGGAAGCCAGGCGATCAGCCGTTCGCTCTTCTCATTGATGATCCCCAAAGGCCAGGAAGCAGAATACTTCAGTCTATACGAGGTTGGTGAGCGTGGTACAAGCTGGCTCGCACCGCTCCTGTTTGGGATTGCGTACCAGCTTACCGGGAGCTATCGCATCGCGATTGTGTCACTAATCATCTTCTTTATCAGCGGATTTCTCCTGCTGTTGTTCGTCAACGTGCGCAGGGCAGCCGCCGAGGCCGGAAATGAGGCACCGGCGCACGTATGA